ACATATGCATAAGAACGAAAGTACGTTATGCTTAGTTAATACACAAATTGTAAATCTCACTAAGATGTTAAAGGGCACATCtcatctcaaaataaataaataaataaaaatcgcaAAACTAAAATTCCCATAATTAAGTTTttctttgttcttgttttaaaataactGGACCCTGATTAGCttggagacttttattttgaaaaccaCATCACTTTTGAGAATCGGATGTAAACAAAACCTCAGCAGCAGCACGTGAGAGGGGGATTTCCATGGAAAATAGACGCCGTTTGTCCTGAAACAGTGCAATGACGACccgctttattttatttacccgGCAGGTTTTGCCCCTTGGACATCATTTACGGCGTGTCTTACCCGTGAAGGTGTTTATTTCTATGTAATGCTCGCGCTGTCAGAGTTTAGCGCGGTCTGTGAATGCTCTGAATTTAAAGCGCGCAGAATCCTTCATCTGCTCTGCACATGTTTTAGACGTTCAGAAATGCTTTTGctgaggttttgtttgtttgcttgtttatatCAGACCTTCTGCTCGTCCACACGCGATGAGGTTCGCTTGGCAAAGGAGGCCAGCAAGAAATACGGGAAACCTGAACCCACTATATTTTCTAAAATAGTTGACAAAACTATCCCTGCAGATATAATTCACGAGGATGACAAGGTGTGTTACAGACCACAAGCCTTTAGGACTTTTGCttaatatattaactaacatAATGAAATATTCATCGTAATTCAGACTTTTTGTTAAGTTTCATGcatattataaatgaacattGCATGTCAGTTTGCATGTAATATAACACGTGTAATGTTGCAGTGTCTAGCTTTCAGAGATGTAAATCCCCAGGCTCCTGTGCACTTCCTGGTTATTCCAAGGATTCCCATTCCCAAGATCAGTGAAGCACACGATGATGATGCATCGGTTTGTCTGCCATACACTTTTGATTAGTTTCTAGCTTTAATAATTGTTGATGACGCACCTCTAAGATCTTGACCTTTTCCATCCAGCTTCTGGGTCATCTTTTGATAGTGGCCAAAAACATAGCAAAGAAAGAAGGACTGGACGAAGGATACAGAGTTGGTGAGTAAAATATCCTTTGTTTTAAAATTGGGTTCATTTAGCAtctatataaatactatattaaagcttgacatataaaataatagtccGGGAGAAAGagcaagcaaacacacacacacacacatacattcacctaaaggattattaggaacaccatactaatagtgtgtttgaccccctttcgccttcagaactgccttaattgtACGtagcattgattcaacaaggtgctgaaagcattctttagaaatgtaggcccatattgataggatagcatcttgatctgatggagatttgtgggatgcacatccagggcatgaagctcctgtcccaccacatcccaaagatgctctattgggttgagatctggtgactgtgggggtcATTTTAGTACTGTGAagtcattgtcatgttcaagaaatcagtttgaaatgattcaagctttgtgacattgtgcattatcctgctggaagtagccatcagaggatgggtacatggtggtcataaagggatggacatggtcagaaacaatgctcaggtagaacttggcatttaaacgatgcccaattggcactaaggggtcta
The sequence above is drawn from the Carassius auratus strain Wakin chromosome 5, ASM336829v1, whole genome shotgun sequence genome and encodes:
- the LOC113080837 gene encoding uncharacterized protein LOC113080837 isoform X4, with product MTTRFILFTRQVLPLGHHLRRVLPVKTFCSSTRDEVRLAKEASKKYGKPEPTIFSKIVDKTIPADIIHEDDKCLAFRDVNPQAPVHFLVIPRIPIPKISEAHDDDASLLGHLLIVAKNIAKKEGLDEGYRVVINDGKNGAQSVYHLHIHVLGGRQMKWPPG
- the LOC113080837 gene encoding uncharacterized protein LOC113080837 isoform X3: MTTRFILFTRQVLPLGHHLRRVLPVKTFCSSTRDEVRLAKEASKKYGKPEPTIFSKIVDKTIPADIIHEDDKCLAFRDVNPQAPVHFLVIPRIPIPKISEAHDDDASLLGHLLIVAKNIAKKEGLDEGYRVEIETQKTRQHFSSLQLSNFGELVQIVASFSYL
- the LOC113080837 gene encoding uncharacterized protein LOC113080837 isoform X2, with the protein product MLALSEFSAVCECSEFKARRILHLLCTCFRRSEMLLLRFCLFACLYQTFCSSTRDEVRLAKEASKKYGKPEPTIFSKIVDKTIPADIIHEDDKCLAFRDVNPQAPVHFLVIPRIPIPKISEAHDDDASLLGHLLIVAKNIAKKEGLDEGYRVVINDGKNGAQSVYHLHIHVLGGRQMKWPPG
- the LOC113080837 gene encoding uncharacterized protein LOC113080837 isoform X1, translated to MLALSEFSAVCECSEFKARRILHLLCTCFRRSEMLLLRFCLFACLYQTFCSSTRDEVRLAKEASKKYGKPEPTIFSKIVDKTIPADIIHEDDKCLAFRDVNPQAPVHFLVIPRIPIPKISEAHDDDASLLGHLLIVAKNIAKKEGLDEGYRVEIETQKTRQHFSSLQLSNFGELVQIVASFSYL